A DNA window from Nerophis lumbriciformis linkage group LG03, RoL_Nlum_v2.1, whole genome shotgun sequence contains the following coding sequences:
- the LOC133575458 gene encoding uncharacterized protein isoform X2 has product MLFSNLKLCYTEQEWSFRMVKEEPQPSYLREEDKNPLFLHFKEEENVPETSHFIKKSKDLLTPNIKRNTEEPLTPHFKKEEEVPQTSLIKEQEEEHSVSQEGEHIERLMFPVAGVPVKSEDDEVKGESEEKREAEPPSSSSTQHMTTEADGDHCGGSQADKLLAPLSDSEDTTSHSPDTDDEDSKDDKTCHTDNTHLKCSHCDKTFKYHCRLKAHMRIHTGEKHYICSICSKGFAQSNNLKVHMRTHTGEKPFTCLVCGKGFTESQNLKKHTRTHTGEKPFTCLVCGKGFTESQNLKKHTRTHTGEKPFTCLVCGKGFTESHNLKKHTRTHTGEKSHSCSICNRSFCERSDLVRHMRTHTGEKVWSCSVCGERFSYKYQCKKHKCAGENSSSK; this is encoded by the exons ATGCTGTTTTCAAACCTCAAGTTGTGCTACACAGAGCAG GAGTGGAGCTTCAGGATGGTGAAGGAGGAGCCTCAGCCCTCTTACTTGAGAGAGGAAGACAAGAACCCACTCTTCctccattttaaagaggaagagaaTGTGCCAGAGACCTCACACTTCATAAAGAAATCGAAGGATCTACTGACCCCCAACATTAAACGGAACACGGAGGAACCTCTGACCCCCCactttaaaaaggaagaggaggtgcCACAGACCTCCCTTATTAAAGaacaagaggaggaacacagcgttAGTCAGGAGGGAGAGCATATTGAAAGACTGATGTTTCCAGTggctggtgtccctgtgaagagtgaagatgatgaggtcaagggtgaaagtgaggagaagagagaggcggagcctccaagcagcagctcaacacaacacatgacaacagaagctgatggagaccactgtggaggatcacaagcagacaagctcttagctccactatcagatagtgaggacacaacgtcacactctcctgacactgatgatgaagactctaaagatgataagacatgtcacactgacaacactcacttgaaatgttctcactgtgacaaaacttttaaataccattgTCGTctgaaagcacacatgagaatacacaccggagaaaaacattatatctgttcaatctgtagtaaaggttttgcGCAAAGTaacaatttgaaagtacacatgagaacacacactggtgaaaaaccttttacctgtttagtctgtggtaaaggttttacagaaagtcaaaatttaaaaaaacacacgagaacacacactggtgaaaaaccttttacctgtttagtctgtggtaaaggttttacagaaagtcaaaatttaaaaaaacacacgagaacacacactggtgaaaaaccttttacctgtttagtctgtggtaaaggttttacagaaagtcacaatttaaaaaaacacacgagaacacacactggtgaaaaatcacattcctgttcaatctgcaacAGAAGCTTTTGTGAGCGATCAGATCTtgtaagacacatgagaacacacacaggagagaaagtgtggagttgcagtgtgtgtggtgaaagattctcttataagtaccagtgtaagaaacacaagtgtgctggtgagaacagcagcagcaaatga
- the LOC133575458 gene encoding uncharacterized protein isoform X1, with product MNLEIKPEVSNTQDKMCQFQKVRMLMEQQLNVTVEEIFGVLERTIAEYEEELSRTKKENKRLQELLDAVFKPQVVLHRADVCEEHLLSEQQEWSFRMVKEEPQPSYLREEDKNPLFLHFKEEENVPETSHFIKKSKDLLTPNIKRNTEEPLTPHFKKEEEVPQTSLIKEQEEEHSVSQEGEHIERLMFPVAGVPVKSEDDEVKGESEEKREAEPPSSSSTQHMTTEADGDHCGGSQADKLLAPLSDSEDTTSHSPDTDDEDSKDDKTCHTDNTHLKCSHCDKTFKYHCRLKAHMRIHTGEKHYICSICSKGFAQSNNLKVHMRTHTGEKPFTCLVCGKGFTESQNLKKHTRTHTGEKPFTCLVCGKGFTESQNLKKHTRTHTGEKPFTCLVCGKGFTESHNLKKHTRTHTGEKSHSCSICNRSFCERSDLVRHMRTHTGEKVWSCSVCGERFSYKYQCKKHKCAGENSSSK from the exons atgaACCTAGAAATAAAGCCGGAAGTTAGCAACACGCAGGACAAAATGTGCCAATTCCAAAAGGTGAGAATGTTGATGGAGCAGCAACTAAATGTTACTGTTGAAGAAATATTTGGAGTGTtggaaagaaccatagcagagtacgaggaggaactttctaggacaaagaaggagaacaaacgtCTACAAGAACTACTGGATGCTGTTTTCAAACCTCAAGTTGTGCTACACAGAGCAG acgtctgtgaagaacatcttctctcTGAGCAACAGGAGTGGAGCTTCAGGATGGTGAAGGAGGAGCCTCAGCCCTCTTACTTGAGAGAGGAAGACAAGAACCCACTCTTCctccattttaaagaggaagagaaTGTGCCAGAGACCTCACACTTCATAAAGAAATCGAAGGATCTACTGACCCCCAACATTAAACGGAACACGGAGGAACCTCTGACCCCCCactttaaaaaggaagaggaggtgcCACAGACCTCCCTTATTAAAGaacaagaggaggaacacagcgttAGTCAGGAGGGAGAGCATATTGAAAGACTGATGTTTCCAGTggctggtgtccctgtgaagagtgaagatgatgaggtcaagggtgaaagtgaggagaagagagaggcggagcctccaagcagcagctcaacacaacacatgacaacagaagctgatggagaccactgtggaggatcacaagcagacaagctcttagctccactatcagatagtgaggacacaacgtcacactctcctgacactgatgatgaagactctaaagatgataagacatgtcacactgacaacactcacttgaaatgttctcactgtgacaaaacttttaaataccattgTCGTctgaaagcacacatgagaatacacaccggagaaaaacattatatctgttcaatctgtagtaaaggttttgcGCAAAGTaacaatttgaaagtacacatgagaacacacactggtgaaaaaccttttacctgtttagtctgtggtaaaggttttacagaaagtcaaaatttaaaaaaacacacgagaacacacactggtgaaaaaccttttacctgtttagtctgtggtaaaggttttacagaaagtcaaaatttaaaaaaacacacgagaacacacactggtgaaaaaccttttacctgtttagtctgtggtaaaggttttacagaaagtcacaatttaaaaaaacacacgagaacacacactggtgaaaaatcacattcctgttcaatctgcaacAGAAGCTTTTGTGAGCGATCAGATCTtgtaagacacatgagaacacacacaggagagaaagtgtggagttgcagtgtgtgtggtgaaagattctcttataagtaccagtgtaagaaacacaagtgtgctggtgagaacagcagcagcaaatga